One window from the genome of Cuculus canorus isolate bCucCan1 chromosome 12, bCucCan1.pri, whole genome shotgun sequence encodes:
- the TM2D3 gene encoding TM2 domain-containing protein 3 isoform X2, which translates to MAALAAPGALRSLCGVALLLPQLFFLSGRGSLMTTKHSQPLSTFAKSLTTSTNAPYFKAAESTEIPSYVTKCPSNGLCSRLPPDCMTCNTNYSCVYGKPATFDCKVKPHVHCVDENNQEQENFTVNMTCQFCWQLPTTDYVCTNSTNCMTVSCPRQRYNATCTVRDHIHCLGNRVFPKMLYCNWTGGYKWSTALALSITLGGFGADRFYLGQWREGLGKLFSFGGLGIWTLIDVLLIGVGYVGPADGSLYI; encoded by the exons ATGGCGGCGCTGGCGGCCCCGGGCGCTCTGCGGAGCCTCTGCGGCGTCgcgctcctcctgccccagctgtTCTTCCTCTCCGGCCGCG GGTCTTTGATGACCACAAAGCATTCACAGCCATTGTCTACATTTGCAAAAAGTCTAACAACAAGTACAAACGCTCCTTATTTCAAAGCAGCAG AAAGTACAGAAATTCCATCTTATGTGACTAAATGTCCTAGCAACGGGCTTTGCAGTAGATTGCCACCAGACTGTATGACATGTAACACAAACTATTCCTGTGTTTATGGGAAGCCAGCCACTTTTGATTGCAAAGTCAAGCCACATGTTCATTGTGTT GATGAGAATAACCAGGAGCAGGAGAACTTTACGGTTAACATGACTTGCCAGTTCTGCTGGCAGCTTCCAACAACAGATTATGTATGCACCAATTCTACTAACTGCATGACGGTTTCTTGTCCGCGACAGCGATATAATGCCACTTGCACGGTTCGGGATCATATTCACTGTCTAG GTAATCGTGTCTTCCCTAAGATGCTCTATTGCAACTGGACTGGAGGTTATAAGTGGTCCACGGCCTTGGCACTAAG CATCACCCTTGGTGGATTTGGTGCCGATCGTTTCTATTTGGGCCAGTGGCGGGAAGGTCTGGGAAAACTCTTCAGCTTTGGTGGACTTGGAATATGGACGCTAATTGATGTGCTCCTAATAGGGGTTGGCTATGTGGGACCTGCAGACGGttctctttatatttaa
- the TM2D3 gene encoding TM2 domain-containing protein 3 isoform X1, producing the protein MAALAAPGALRSLCGVALLLPQLFFLSGRAGSLMTTKHSQPLSTFAKSLTTSTNAPYFKAAESTEIPSYVTKCPSNGLCSRLPPDCMTCNTNYSCVYGKPATFDCKVKPHVHCVDENNQEQENFTVNMTCQFCWQLPTTDYVCTNSTNCMTVSCPRQRYNATCTVRDHIHCLGNRVFPKMLYCNWTGGYKWSTALALSITLGGFGADRFYLGQWREGLGKLFSFGGLGIWTLIDVLLIGVGYVGPADGSLYI; encoded by the exons ATGGCGGCGCTGGCGGCCCCGGGCGCTCTGCGGAGCCTCTGCGGCGTCgcgctcctcctgccccagctgtTCTTCCTCTCCGGCCGCG CAGGGTCTTTGATGACCACAAAGCATTCACAGCCATTGTCTACATTTGCAAAAAGTCTAACAACAAGTACAAACGCTCCTTATTTCAAAGCAGCAG AAAGTACAGAAATTCCATCTTATGTGACTAAATGTCCTAGCAACGGGCTTTGCAGTAGATTGCCACCAGACTGTATGACATGTAACACAAACTATTCCTGTGTTTATGGGAAGCCAGCCACTTTTGATTGCAAAGTCAAGCCACATGTTCATTGTGTT GATGAGAATAACCAGGAGCAGGAGAACTTTACGGTTAACATGACTTGCCAGTTCTGCTGGCAGCTTCCAACAACAGATTATGTATGCACCAATTCTACTAACTGCATGACGGTTTCTTGTCCGCGACAGCGATATAATGCCACTTGCACGGTTCGGGATCATATTCACTGTCTAG GTAATCGTGTCTTCCCTAAGATGCTCTATTGCAACTGGACTGGAGGTTATAAGTGGTCCACGGCCTTGGCACTAAG CATCACCCTTGGTGGATTTGGTGCCGATCGTTTCTATTTGGGCCAGTGGCGGGAAGGTCTGGGAAAACTCTTCAGCTTTGGTGGACTTGGAATATGGACGCTAATTGATGTGCTCCTAATAGGGGTTGGCTATGTGGGACCTGCAGACGGttctctttatatttaa